The sequence CTTTCTTTCTTTACCAATTTGATTTTATATCCTTTTTTCTCAATGCTGCCAATCGTATGCAAGAAGGTCAAGGCATACAGAAAAAGGTCGGGTGTCCTATCTTTATCCCTGTTTAAAAACTTATTCATTATATCATCCACGATAACGTATTTGTTTTTAAAAGGGGAATTACCCATAATACTTATAATATCTGCTCCTAATACCATAAGGTTGGTTTTAAGATTGCTTTCGGGCTGCGGTAATATCATAGTTAATTTTCTGTTTTTCTGCCTATTAAGCACTGTTCAAACATATACAGCAATATAGATTTTACGCATTTTACATATTCATCATCTTTAATGTTTCCATATGTCGTTGTATATTGGTCGGTCAGATTATATAATCTCTCCTTGAAATTTCCTGAAAGTTTATTGTAATCATTTATAACCCTTCTTTTCAGGGTATTAATCTCATCATCATTATATCCCGAAAGTATATTGGTAATCGTATTAAACTCCGTCATCACCAATACCATTTCCGAGTTCATCCCGTCCCAATCTTCCTGTTCAAAGTTGAGTTCGATTTTCTTTTGGGGAGGGACTAATGTTTTCCTGTCGAAATGCAGAGCTTTATCTTCTTCGTTTGATGCATTCAGTAGGTCATTAATGATTTCCTGAATATAGTCCTGTATAAAAAAGCTTTCAATGCCTAAGTAGGCTGCAAGTTTCCTTTTTTTACTTGATAAAAGTTCATCAACAATAGAAAGAATTTGGTCTATCCCCTTAATCGAAGTAACGCCATCTAAACCCTGAATTAGTGTAAATTGTTCCGGTGACACTTCGTGGTTAACATACATTTCCCAATTTGGAAATTTGTCTTTCCAGTTTTTCTGGTATTTTTCAAAATCTCCTTCTTTGTTTGCTGCACCTAAAACTTTTGTTTCAAAATCAGTTTTGCTATATTTTCTTGGCGCATAACAAGCCAATATCTTTTGTTCGGGCAAAATAGTACCGTCATTGCCTTTATCCTTATTCCTCCTGATGGGCGTATAGTTATTAACGCCATATTTCAAAAGAAACAGTTCATCAATAAATTCTTCGAACTCAAATCCTTCTTTGGATTGAATTTGCATTTTAAAAGCGTTCTTCAATAATTTATCCATATACAAATCAGAGTTCCAAATTAATTTTAACCGTACCGTCAAATCCCTTTTCTACTATCTCTTTAAGGGTTTGAAGTTTGATATTATTGCCATAATCAGTTTCGACCTTAGAAATGTAACTCCTTTTCTTACCCACTTTTTGGGCTAATTGTTCTTGAGTTAGCTGTCTTTGTTCTCTGGCTTCCTTCAGCATTTCTCCAATATGTCTGCCTGATATTTTCATCTCAAAAAGGATTAAAAGTGACTTTATTATGAATGTACAAATGTAATTTAAAAGTTGCATTGAACCAACTGTAAATTGCAATAAAAGCCTCCCATCATTTGTACTTCCGCTCTGGAAGTCCCCACCAATAAAGCCACTCACAGCCAAACACTTCCTCTGACTGCCACTTTCTTATAATGCCTCTTTTTCCACAAGACATTTGTCCCGAAAGCTCGCAAGGTGCGGGATAAACAGTAACAAATTAATGTGTTTCAATTATGGAAAAACAAAGAAAAAAAGTTTTGCTGGCAGCAGTGGCAATGCTGTCAGGAATTGGTGCATTCGCACAGGGAAACGGCTCGGCAGGTATCAACGAAGCTACCCAGATGGTAACAAGTTATTTCGACCCCGCAACCCAGTTAATCTACGCCATCGGTGCTGTCGTCGGTTTGATAGGGGGCGTTAAGGTGTACAACAAATTCAGTTCCGGCGACCCCGATACATCGAAAACTGCGGCTTCGTGGTTCGGTGCGTGTATCTTCTTGATTGTGGCGGCAACTATCCTGCGTTCATTCTTCCTTTAAACCCTTGCCTTATGAATTACAATATCAACAAAGGCATCGGAAGAACGGTGGAGTTTAAAGGTCTGAAAGCACAATACCTGTTCATTTTTGCAGGTGGCTTGCTCGGTACGCTCATTTTCGTGATGATACTGTATATGGCAGGCGTAAACTCTTACATCTGCCTTTTCCTCGGAGCAGGCGGTGCTTCGCTCATTGTATGGCAGACCTTTTCCCTTAACAGGAAGTACGGCGAACACGGGCTGATGAAAATCGCAGCCAATAAACGGCATCCACGCTACATCATCTGCCGCAAGCCTGTACACCGCTATTTAAAATTCACTTCTAAACCAAATGCCCTATGAGAAATGTTGCAAAGACCACCACACTGGAAAACAAGTTTCCTTTGTTGGCAGTAGAGAACAACTGCATCCTTTCCAAAGATGCGGACATTACCGCCTGTTTTGAAGTGCGTTTGCCGGAACTGTTCACGGTAGCTTCTGTAGAGTATGAAGCCATACACTCCGCTTGGCATAAGGCTATCAAAACCCTACCTGATTTTACAGTCATTCACAAACAGGACTGGTACATCAAAGAGAACTATGCGCCCGATTTGGCAATAGAAGACCAGAGCTTTTTATCGAAGTCTTACCAACGCCATTTTAACGAGCGACCGTTCCTGAACCATTATTGCTACCTGTTTCTAACAAAGACAACAAAGGAAAGAATGCGGATGCAAAGCAACTTCAGTTCGCTTTGCAAAGGTTCGCTGATACCAAAGGAAATCAGGAACAAGGAGACAATACAACGCTTTATGGAAGCGGTGGCACAGTTTGAGCGTATCGTGAACGATAGCGGGTTTGTAAGCCTGCGGCGTTTGACCGAAGAGGACATTATCGGAACGGAGAATACACAGGGATTACTGGAACAGTACCTCACGTTATCGAGGCAAGCCGCAACACCAATGCAGGACATCGCACTCGGAACTGAAGAGGTGCGCATCGGAAACAAAAGGTTAAGCCTGCACGCTCTTTCCGATACGGACGACCTGCCTGGAACAGTATCAGCAGATACCCGTTTTGAAAAGCTATCAACCGACCGTAGCGACTGCCGCCTGTCATTCGCAGCACCTGTGGGTTTGCTGTTAAGCTGCAACCACATCTACAATCAATACTTGTTTTTGGATAACAGCGAAGACAACCTGCAAAAGTTTGAGAAGTCTGCCCGTAATATGCACTCACTGGCAAGGTACAGCCGTGCCAACCAAATCAACAAAGAGTGGATAGAAAAGTACCTGAACGAAGCCCACAGCTTCGGGTTGTCTTCTGTTCGTGCTCACTTCAACATTATGGCGTGGTCGGATGACCCTGCGGAACTGAAACAGTTAAAGAACGATTGCGGTAGTGCGTTGGCACTGATGGAATGTAAGCCTCGCCACAACACAACGGACGTAGCCACATTGTACTGGGCGGGAATGCCAGGCAATGCAGGCGACTTTCCGAGTGAGGAAAGTTTTTACACGTTCATTGAACCTGCATTGTGCTTCTTTACCGAAGAAACCAACTACCACAATTCGCCCTCGCCGTTCGGTATCAAGATGGCTGACAGGCTTACCGGAAAACCTATCCATTTGGATATTTCCGACCTGCCAATGAAGCGGGGCATCATCACGAACCGGAACAAGTTTATACTTGGTCCGTCGGGTTCGGGTAAATCGTTCTTCACAAACCATATGGTTCGACAGTACTACGAACAGGGCGTACACGTCCTGCTCGTGGATACAGGTAATTCCTATCAGGGTTTATGCGAACTCATTAAAGGAAAAAGTAAAGGCGAAGACGGTGTTTACTTCACTTATACCGAAGATAACCCCATTGCCTTTAATCCTTTCTATACCGATGATGGCGTGTTCGACATTGAGAAAAGGGAAAGTATCAAGACTTTGATACTGACCTTGTGGAAACGTGATGACGAACCGCCAACCCGTTCTGAAGAAGTTGCCCTTTCCAATGCGGTAAGCGGTTATATTGAATGTATCAAAACGCAAGATGTGTACCCGTCATTCAACTGTTTCTATGAGTATGTAAAAGGCGATTACCGCAAGGTACTGGAGGAAAAGCAGGTCAGGGAAAAAGACTTTGACATTGCCAATTTCCTGAACGTTCTCGAACCCTATTACAAGGGTGGAGAATACGATTA is a genomic window of Chryseobacterium nakagawai containing:
- a CDS encoding DUF4134 domain-containing protein, which produces MEKQRKKVLLAAVAMLSGIGAFAQGNGSAGINEATQMVTSYFDPATQLIYAIGAVVGLIGGVKVYNKFSSGDPDTSKTAASWFGACIFLIVAATILRSFFL
- a CDS encoding DUF4133 domain-containing protein, translated to MNYNINKGIGRTVEFKGLKAQYLFIFAGGLLGTLIFVMILYMAGVNSYICLFLGAGGASLIVWQTFSLNRKYGEHGLMKIAANKRHPRYIICRKPVHRYLKFTSKPNAL
- a CDS encoding TraG family conjugative transposon ATPase, with protein sequence MRNVAKTTTLENKFPLLAVENNCILSKDADITACFEVRLPELFTVASVEYEAIHSAWHKAIKTLPDFTVIHKQDWYIKENYAPDLAIEDQSFLSKSYQRHFNERPFLNHYCYLFLTKTTKERMRMQSNFSSLCKGSLIPKEIRNKETIQRFMEAVAQFERIVNDSGFVSLRRLTEEDIIGTENTQGLLEQYLTLSRQAATPMQDIALGTEEVRIGNKRLSLHALSDTDDLPGTVSADTRFEKLSTDRSDCRLSFAAPVGLLLSCNHIYNQYLFLDNSEDNLQKFEKSARNMHSLARYSRANQINKEWIEKYLNEAHSFGLSSVRAHFNIMAWSDDPAELKQLKNDCGSALALMECKPRHNTTDVATLYWAGMPGNAGDFPSEESFYTFIEPALCFFTEETNYHNSPSPFGIKMADRLTGKPIHLDISDLPMKRGIITNRNKFILGPSGSGKSFFTNHMVRQYYEQGVHVLLVDTGNSYQGLCELIKGKSKGEDGVYFTYTEDNPIAFNPFYTDDGVFDIEKRESIKTLILTLWKRDDEPPTRSEEVALSNAVSGYIECIKTQDVYPSFNCFYEYVKGDYRKVLEEKQVREKDFDIANFLNVLEPYYKGGEYDYLLNSDKQLDLLSKRFIVFEIDAIKDHKILFPIVTIIIMEVFINKMRRLKGIRKLILIEEAWKAIAKEGMAEYIKYLFKTVRKFFGEAIVVTQEVDDIIQSPIVKESIINNSDCKILLDQRKYMNKFDDIQAMLGLTDKEKGQVLSINMNNDASRLYKEVWIGLGGTHSAVYATEVSLEEYLAYTTEETEKMEVMQLAAELDGNVELAIKHIAMQRRDKVNQ
- a CDS encoding helix-turn-helix domain-containing protein; the protein is MKISGRHIGEMLKEAREQRQLTQEQLAQKVGKKRSYISKVETDYGNNIKLQTLKEIVEKGFDGTVKINLEL